The following coding sequences are from one Bombus terrestris chromosome 14, iyBomTerr1.2, whole genome shotgun sequence window:
- the LOC100652138 gene encoding liprin-alpha-1 isoform X3 — protein sequence MWNMMCDVMPTIAEDSISQRSSQYSGEDANFEQLMVSMLDERDKLVESLRENQERLQETEARLQEVEKERDSLNRQLNANIPQDFSQLTKELAAARESILEREEEISELKAERNNTRLLLEHLECLVSRHERSLRMTVVKRQAAAQSGVSSEVEVLKALKSLFEHHKALDEKVRERLRVALERNTSLEEELAITKEELQQYKLSGHAPKNIEDRPKENGQAEDGQQQNKNETEQAGGQQEQQQQPQQQQLQQSVQKLGTEKSTEIESRLSNGSLDPVDQDSAARVIDLQATLDKQSSELSTWQRRVAELSGRVAELEETLSKTQKDLLKTQETNVKLQRDLRENVAQKEDQEERIATLEKRYLNAQRESTSLHDLNEKLEQELQHKKAQLKLQEEKIAAIQEKLELAEQKLAQYAKLPEMEEQLKQRMEALTQVRRPNQQAQERHGSAEDRIQRLETQLEEKNAEVMRVNQRLKMNEEHNTRLSTTVDKLLSESNERLQVHLKERMHALEEKNALTQELEKTRKIAEDLQNEKAEIVKELGKARLEIDNVKRQMLQQEIAFNIQQTDALTRSLSPNAVDPGSFSRSASHSSFDTHSLPRRTGKRPAIEDDPAKNYVARTLAEQEWEKLQQAHVLANVQQAFDVSSDAEGDGDNESLFSCAADVISPTGHTDAQTLALMLQEQLDAINNEIRLIQEEKQSTEARAEELESRVGSLEHMNLLARGRSLERASPPLSGRSTPKSHHSPNRDYLHKYHTAPASMSPAHLHQYAASLASPGQLSESLPASQLQLSGEELHSVSERDSTGGAGSGGSDAASPLTARSIRLERVAQALAHSQEELRRRTGQAGFPSSGFPAHRHGQHNNGALNSGTPPSPLSSRHSSQDSLHKNNLSGVGLPIGQLSSSHLHMQSTMSPATAAAVAAAQKKKGIKSSLGRFFSKKEKIKGKDTPMPGDIPGMGGANTPADPDYGDNVSVAGTMGSKSDFDRRKKKSPSMFGSMLDSSRHELLAEAMKAGTPFALWNGPTVVAWLELWVGMPTWYVAACRANVKSGAIMSALSDTEIQREIGISNPLHRLKLRLAIQEMVSLTSPSAPKTSRTTLAFGDMNHEWIGNVWLPSLGLPQYRSTFMECLVDARMLDHLTKKDLRGQLRMVDSFHRTSLQYGISCLKRLNYDRQQLEERRRMAEGANVDVLVWSNDRVIRWVQSIGLKEYGNNLLESGVHGALIALDESFDANSFALALQIPTQNTQARQLLEMEFANLLTVGTERRLDEANSMKS from the exons gATTTCTCTCAGTTGACGAAGGAGCTCGCAGCAGCGCGCGAAAGTATcctagaaagagaagaagagatatCGGAACTAAAAGCAGAAAGGAATAATACTCGT CTTCTGCTCGAGCATCTGGAATGCCTGGTTTCCCGACATGAACGATCGCTTAGGATGACTGTAGTGAAGAGGCAAGCCGCCGCGCAATCTGGAGTATCGTCCGAAGTTGAAGTGCTCAAAGCTCTAAAAAGTCTGTTCGAGCACCACAAGGCTTTAGACGAGAAA GTGCGTGAACGATTACGAGTTGCATTAGAAAGGAATACAAGCCTGGAAGAAGAGCTAGCTATTACCAAAGAAGAG CTCCAGCAATATAAATTAAGTGGACATGCGCCTAAAAATATAGAAGATAGACCCAAAGAGAACGGGCAGGCGGAAGATGGGCAGCAACAGAACAAG AATGAGACTGAGCAGGCAGGAGGCCAGCAGGAACAGCAACAACAACCGCAACAACAACAACTGCAGCAGTCAGTACAAAAACTAGGTACGGAGAAGTCAACAGAGATCGAAAGTAGACTGAGCAATGGCAGTCTCGATCCTGTGGACCAGGATTCTGCGGCGCGCGTAATAGATTTGCAAGCTACTCTTGACAAGCAG AGCTCAGAGTTGAGCACATGGCAGCGGCGGGTAGCCGAATTAAGTGGCCGTGTAGCAGAGTTGGAAGAAACTTTGTCCAAGACTCAGAAAGATCTTCTGAAAACCCAAGAAACGAATGTCAAACTGCAGAGAGATTTACGTGAAAATGTTGCCCAAAAAGAGGACCAAGAAGAGAGGATAGCGACTCTTGAAAAACGTTATCTTAATGCTCAACGAGAGTCCACTAGTTTACATGATCTCAATGAGAAGCTGGAGCAAGAGCTGCAGCATAAGAAAGCTCAATTAAAG CtccaagaagaaaaaatagCGGCGATACAGGAGAAACTAGAACTCGCAGAACAAAAATTAGCCCAATACGCTAAGTTACCAGAAATGGAAGAGCAATTAAAGCAGAGGATGGAGGCTCTGACGCAGGTGAGGAGGCCCAACCAG caGGCTCAAGAAAGACACGGCAGCGCAGAGGATAGAATACAGCGGTTGGAAACGCAACTTGAAGAAAAGAATGCAGAAGTGATGCGTGTCAATCAACGACTTAAGATGAATGAGGAGCATAATACGCGGCTTAGTACAACTGTTGATAAACTTTTGTCAg AATCTAATGAAAGATTGCAAGTACATTTAAAAGAAAGGATGCACGCATTAGAAGAGAAAAACGCACTCACGCAAGAACTGGAAAAGACTAGGAAGATTGCGGAAGATCTTCAAAATGAGAAGGCCGAAATAGTTAAGGAATTAGGGAAAGCTCGCCTTGAAATCGATAACGTGAAAAGGCAGATGCTTCAGCAAGAAATTGCGTTCAATATTCAACAAACTGATGCTCTAACTCGAAGTTTGTCCCCTAATGCAGTGGATCCAGGTTCCTTTTCTAGGAGTGCAAGTCATAGTAGTTTTGATACCCATTCTTTACCAAGAAGAACGGGTAAACGACCTGCAATCGAAGATGATCCAGCAAAG aattatgtaGCGCGCACTTTAGCAGAGCAAGAATGGGAAAAGTTACAGCAGGCTCATGTCCTTGCGAATGTACAACAAGCATTTGATGTTTCTAGTGATGCAGAAGGTGACGGAGATAACGAAAGTTTATTCAGTTGTGCAGCTGATGTAATTAGTCCTACAGGACATACGGATGCTCAAACATTAGCATTAATGTTACAAGAACAATTAGATgcaattaataatgaaattagatTAATCCAG GAAGAAAAGCAAAGTACCGAGGCGCGTGCCGAGGAGTTGGAGTCCCGGGTTGGTAGTCTTGAACATATGAATTTGTTAGCCAGAGGGCGAAGTCTCGAACGAGCATCTCCACCATTAAGTGGACGATCCACTCCAAAATCGCATCATAGTCCAAACAGagattatttacataaatatcataCA GCACCAGCATCAATGTCTCCAGCGCATCTCCATCAATATGCTGCCTCTTTAGCTAGTCCAGGTCAACTTTCGGAATCCCTTCCTGCGAGCCAG tTGCAGTTATcaggcgaagaattgcattcAGTGAGCGAAAGAGATAGCACTGGTGGTGCAGGAAGTGGTGGTAGCGATGCAGCTTCACCGTTAACTGCTCGATCGATCAGGCTAGAACGAGTAGCCCAGGCACTTGCTCACAGTCAAGAGGAACTTAGAAG ACGCACTGGACAAGCCGGATTTCCCAGCAGTGGTTTTCCTGCTCACAG GCATGGGCAACATAACAACGGCGCACTCAATTCTGGGACTCCCCCTTCCCCATTGTCCTCACGTCATAGCAGCCAGGACAGTTTGCATAAGAACAACTTGTCTGGTGTTGGATTGCCAATTGGACAATTGTCTAGTTCGCATTTGCACATGCAATCTACCATGAGTCCAGCAACCGCAGCAGCAGTAGCTGCAGCTCAAAAGAAGAAAGGCATTAAGAGCAGTCTTGGTAGATTTTTCAGCAAGAAAGAAAAG ATCAAGGGGAAAGATACACCAATGCCTGGAGATATACCAGGTATGGGAGGAGCAAATACACCTGCAGATCCTGATTATGGAGATAATGTTTCTGTTGCTGGCACTATGGGTAGTAAAAGCGATTTTGAtcgtagaaaaaagaaaag TCCAAGTATGTTTGGAAGTATGTTAGATTCCTCACGACACGAACTTCTGGCGGAGGCAATGAAAGCTGGAACACCTTTTGCTCTATGGAATGGACCAACTGTAGTGGCTTGGCTTGAGCTTTGGGTGGGCATGCCAACGTGGTATGTTGCAGCTTGCCGGGCAAATGTCAAAAGTGGTGCCATAATGAGTGCTCTTAGTGATACCGAAATTCAGCGTGAAATTGGCATAAG tAATCCTCTACATCGATTGAAACTACGGTTAGCTATTCAAGAAATGGTGTCACTTACAAGTCCATCAGCACCAAAAACTTCTCGCACAACCTTAGCATTTGGAGATATGAATCACGAATGGATTGGTAATGTTTGGCTTCCAAGTCTTGGTTTGCCACAGTATCGATCCACTTTCATGGAGTGCCTTGTTGATGCTAGAATGTTGGATCACCTTACCAAAAAGGACCTTCGTGGTCAACTTAGAATGGTTGATAGTTTTCACAG aACAAGCTTGCAATATGGCATTTCGTGTTTAAAACGATTAAATTATGATAGGCAACAATTAGAAGAAAGGAGACGAATGGCGGAAGGTGCGAACGTCGATGTTCTTGTATGGAGTAATGATCGTGTTATAAGATGGGTGCAATCTATCGGCCTGAAA gAATATGGTAACAACCTCTTAGAATCTGGGGTACATGGAGCTCTTATAGCCCTCGATGAAAGTTTCGACGCGAATAGTTTTGCTCTAGCTTTGCAAATTCCAACGCAAAACACACAA GCTCGGCAGTTGTTAGAGATGGAGTTTGCAAATTTATTAACAGTAGGAACAGAAAGGCGACTCGATGAAGCGAATAGTATGAAATCCTGA
- the LOC100652138 gene encoding liprin-alpha-1 isoform X6: MWNMMCDVMPTIAEDSISQRSSQYSGEDANFEQLMVSMLDERDKLVESLRENQERLQETEARLQEVEKERDSLNRQLNANIPQDFSQLTKELAAARESILEREEEISELKAERNNTRLLLEHLECLVSRHERSLRMTVVKRQAAAQSGVSSEVEVLKALKSLFEHHKALDEKVRERLRVALERNTSLEEELAITKEELQQYKLSGHAPKNIEDRPKENGQAEDGQQQNKNETEQAGGQQEQQQQPQQQQLQQSVQKLGTEKSTEIESRLSNGSLDPVDQDSAARVIDLQATLDKQSSELSTWQRRVAELSGRVAELEETLSKTQKDLLKTQETNVKLQRDLRENVAQKEDQEERIATLEKRYLNAQRESTSLHDLNEKLEQELQHKKAQLKLQEEKIAAIQEKLELAEQKLAQYAKLPEMEEQLKQRMEALTQVRRPNQQAQERHGSAEDRIQRLETQLEEKNAEVMRVNQRLKMNEEHNTRLSTTVDKLLSESNERLQVHLKERMHALEEKNALTQELEKTRKIAEDLQNEKAEIVKELGKARLEIDNVKRQMLQQEIAFNIQQTDALTRSLSPNAVDPGSFSRSASHSSFDTHSLPRRTGKRPAIEDDPAKNYVARTLAEQEWEKLQQAHVLANVQQAFDVSSDAEGDGDNESLFSCAADVISPTGHTDAQTLALMLQEQLDAINNEIRLIQEEKQSTEARAEELESRVGSLEHMNLLARGRSLERASPPLSGRSTPKSHHSPNRDYLHKYHTAPASMSPAHLHQYAASLASPGQLSESLPASQLQLSGEELHSVSERDSTGGAGSGGSDAASPLTARSIRLERVAQALAHSQEELRSRHGQHNNGALNSGTPPSPLSSRHSSQDSLHKNNLSGVGLPIGQLSSSHLHMQSTMSPATAAAVAAAQKKKGIKSSLGRFFSKKEKIKGKDTPMPGDIPGMGGANTPADPDYGDNVSVAGTMGSKSDFDRRKKKSPSMFGSMLDSSRHELLAEAMKAGTPFALWNGPTVVAWLELWVGMPTWYVAACRANVKSGAIMSALSDTEIQREIGISNPLHRLKLRLAIQEMVSLTSPSAPKTSRTTLAFGDMNHEWIGNVWLPSLGLPQYRSTFMECLVDARMLDHLTKKDLRGQLRMVDSFHRTSLQYGISCLKRLNYDRQQLEERRRMAEGANVDVLVWSNDRVIRWVQSIGLKEYGNNLLESGVHGALIALDESFDANSFALALQIPTQNTQARQLLEMEFANLLTVGTERRLDEANSMKS; encoded by the exons gATTTCTCTCAGTTGACGAAGGAGCTCGCAGCAGCGCGCGAAAGTATcctagaaagagaagaagagatatCGGAACTAAAAGCAGAAAGGAATAATACTCGT CTTCTGCTCGAGCATCTGGAATGCCTGGTTTCCCGACATGAACGATCGCTTAGGATGACTGTAGTGAAGAGGCAAGCCGCCGCGCAATCTGGAGTATCGTCCGAAGTTGAAGTGCTCAAAGCTCTAAAAAGTCTGTTCGAGCACCACAAGGCTTTAGACGAGAAA GTGCGTGAACGATTACGAGTTGCATTAGAAAGGAATACAAGCCTGGAAGAAGAGCTAGCTATTACCAAAGAAGAG CTCCAGCAATATAAATTAAGTGGACATGCGCCTAAAAATATAGAAGATAGACCCAAAGAGAACGGGCAGGCGGAAGATGGGCAGCAACAGAACAAG AATGAGACTGAGCAGGCAGGAGGCCAGCAGGAACAGCAACAACAACCGCAACAACAACAACTGCAGCAGTCAGTACAAAAACTAGGTACGGAGAAGTCAACAGAGATCGAAAGTAGACTGAGCAATGGCAGTCTCGATCCTGTGGACCAGGATTCTGCGGCGCGCGTAATAGATTTGCAAGCTACTCTTGACAAGCAG AGCTCAGAGTTGAGCACATGGCAGCGGCGGGTAGCCGAATTAAGTGGCCGTGTAGCAGAGTTGGAAGAAACTTTGTCCAAGACTCAGAAAGATCTTCTGAAAACCCAAGAAACGAATGTCAAACTGCAGAGAGATTTACGTGAAAATGTTGCCCAAAAAGAGGACCAAGAAGAGAGGATAGCGACTCTTGAAAAACGTTATCTTAATGCTCAACGAGAGTCCACTAGTTTACATGATCTCAATGAGAAGCTGGAGCAAGAGCTGCAGCATAAGAAAGCTCAATTAAAG CtccaagaagaaaaaatagCGGCGATACAGGAGAAACTAGAACTCGCAGAACAAAAATTAGCCCAATACGCTAAGTTACCAGAAATGGAAGAGCAATTAAAGCAGAGGATGGAGGCTCTGACGCAGGTGAGGAGGCCCAACCAG caGGCTCAAGAAAGACACGGCAGCGCAGAGGATAGAATACAGCGGTTGGAAACGCAACTTGAAGAAAAGAATGCAGAAGTGATGCGTGTCAATCAACGACTTAAGATGAATGAGGAGCATAATACGCGGCTTAGTACAACTGTTGATAAACTTTTGTCAg AATCTAATGAAAGATTGCAAGTACATTTAAAAGAAAGGATGCACGCATTAGAAGAGAAAAACGCACTCACGCAAGAACTGGAAAAGACTAGGAAGATTGCGGAAGATCTTCAAAATGAGAAGGCCGAAATAGTTAAGGAATTAGGGAAAGCTCGCCTTGAAATCGATAACGTGAAAAGGCAGATGCTTCAGCAAGAAATTGCGTTCAATATTCAACAAACTGATGCTCTAACTCGAAGTTTGTCCCCTAATGCAGTGGATCCAGGTTCCTTTTCTAGGAGTGCAAGTCATAGTAGTTTTGATACCCATTCTTTACCAAGAAGAACGGGTAAACGACCTGCAATCGAAGATGATCCAGCAAAG aattatgtaGCGCGCACTTTAGCAGAGCAAGAATGGGAAAAGTTACAGCAGGCTCATGTCCTTGCGAATGTACAACAAGCATTTGATGTTTCTAGTGATGCAGAAGGTGACGGAGATAACGAAAGTTTATTCAGTTGTGCAGCTGATGTAATTAGTCCTACAGGACATACGGATGCTCAAACATTAGCATTAATGTTACAAGAACAATTAGATgcaattaataatgaaattagatTAATCCAG GAAGAAAAGCAAAGTACCGAGGCGCGTGCCGAGGAGTTGGAGTCCCGGGTTGGTAGTCTTGAACATATGAATTTGTTAGCCAGAGGGCGAAGTCTCGAACGAGCATCTCCACCATTAAGTGGACGATCCACTCCAAAATCGCATCATAGTCCAAACAGagattatttacataaatatcataCA GCACCAGCATCAATGTCTCCAGCGCATCTCCATCAATATGCTGCCTCTTTAGCTAGTCCAGGTCAACTTTCGGAATCCCTTCCTGCGAGCCAG tTGCAGTTATcaggcgaagaattgcattcAGTGAGCGAAAGAGATAGCACTGGTGGTGCAGGAAGTGGTGGTAGCGATGCAGCTTCACCGTTAACTGCTCGATCGATCAGGCTAGAACGAGTAGCCCAGGCACTTGCTCACAGTCAAGAGGAACTTAGAAG CAGGCATGGGCAACATAACAACGGCGCACTCAATTCTGGGACTCCCCCTTCCCCATTGTCCTCACGTCATAGCAGCCAGGACAGTTTGCATAAGAACAACTTGTCTGGTGTTGGATTGCCAATTGGACAATTGTCTAGTTCGCATTTGCACATGCAATCTACCATGAGTCCAGCAACCGCAGCAGCAGTAGCTGCAGCTCAAAAGAAGAAAGGCATTAAGAGCAGTCTTGGTAGATTTTTCAGCAAGAAAGAAAAG ATCAAGGGGAAAGATACACCAATGCCTGGAGATATACCAGGTATGGGAGGAGCAAATACACCTGCAGATCCTGATTATGGAGATAATGTTTCTGTTGCTGGCACTATGGGTAGTAAAAGCGATTTTGAtcgtagaaaaaagaaaag TCCAAGTATGTTTGGAAGTATGTTAGATTCCTCACGACACGAACTTCTGGCGGAGGCAATGAAAGCTGGAACACCTTTTGCTCTATGGAATGGACCAACTGTAGTGGCTTGGCTTGAGCTTTGGGTGGGCATGCCAACGTGGTATGTTGCAGCTTGCCGGGCAAATGTCAAAAGTGGTGCCATAATGAGTGCTCTTAGTGATACCGAAATTCAGCGTGAAATTGGCATAAG tAATCCTCTACATCGATTGAAACTACGGTTAGCTATTCAAGAAATGGTGTCACTTACAAGTCCATCAGCACCAAAAACTTCTCGCACAACCTTAGCATTTGGAGATATGAATCACGAATGGATTGGTAATGTTTGGCTTCCAAGTCTTGGTTTGCCACAGTATCGATCCACTTTCATGGAGTGCCTTGTTGATGCTAGAATGTTGGATCACCTTACCAAAAAGGACCTTCGTGGTCAACTTAGAATGGTTGATAGTTTTCACAG aACAAGCTTGCAATATGGCATTTCGTGTTTAAAACGATTAAATTATGATAGGCAACAATTAGAAGAAAGGAGACGAATGGCGGAAGGTGCGAACGTCGATGTTCTTGTATGGAGTAATGATCGTGTTATAAGATGGGTGCAATCTATCGGCCTGAAA gAATATGGTAACAACCTCTTAGAATCTGGGGTACATGGAGCTCTTATAGCCCTCGATGAAAGTTTCGACGCGAATAGTTTTGCTCTAGCTTTGCAAATTCCAACGCAAAACACACAA GCTCGGCAGTTGTTAGAGATGGAGTTTGCAAATTTATTAACAGTAGGAACAGAAAGGCGACTCGATGAAGCGAATAGTATGAAATCCTGA
- the LOC100652138 gene encoding liprin-alpha-1 isoform X1 — protein sequence MWNMMCDVMPTIAEDSISQRSSQYSGEDANFEQLMVSMLDERDKLVESLRENQERLQETEARLQEVEKERDSLNRQLNANIPQDFSQLTKELAAARESILEREEEISELKAERNNTRLLLEHLECLVSRHERSLRMTVVKRQAAAQSGVSSEVEVLKALKSLFEHHKALDEKVRERLRVALERNTSLEEELAITKEELQQYKLSGHAPKNIEDRPKENGQAEDGQQQNKNETEQAGGQQEQQQQPQQQQLQQSVQKLGTEKSTEIESRLSNGSLDPVDQDSAARVIDLQATLDKQSSELSTWQRRVAELSGRVAELEETLSKTQKDLLKTQETNVKLQRDLRENVAQKEDQEERIATLEKRYLNAQRESTSLHDLNEKLEQELQHKKAQLKLQEEKIAAIQEKLELAEQKLAQYAKLPEMEEQLKQRMEALTQVRRPNQQAQERHGSAEDRIQRLETQLEEKNAEVMRVNQRLKMNEEHNTRLSTTVDKLLSESNERLQVHLKERMHALEEKNALTQELEKTRKIAEDLQNEKAEIVKELGKARLEIDNVKRQMLQQEIAFNIQQTDALTRSLSPNAVDPGSFSRSASHSSFDTHSLPRRTGKRPAIEDDPAKNYVARTLAEQEWEKLQQAHVLANVQQAFDVSSDAEGDGDNESLFSCAADVISPTGHTDAQTLALMLQEQLDAINNEIRLIQEEKQSTEARAEELESRVGSLEHMNLLARGRSLERASPPLSGRSTPKSHHSPNRDYLHKYHTAPASMSPAHLHQYAASLASPGQLSESLPASQLQLSGEELHSVSERDSTGGAGSGGSDAASPLTARSIRLERVAQALAHSQEELRRRTGQAGFPSSGFPAHSRHGQHNNGALNSGTPPSPLSSRHSSQDSLHKNNLSGVGLPIGQLSSSHLHMQSTMSPATAAAVAAAQKKKGIKSSLGRFFSKKEKIKGKDTPMPGDIPGMGGANTPADPDYGDNVSVAGTMGSKSDFDRRKKKSPSMFGSMLDSSRHELLAEAMKAGTPFALWNGPTVVAWLELWVGMPTWYVAACRANVKSGAIMSALSDTEIQREIGISNPLHRLKLRLAIQEMVSLTSPSAPKTSRTTLAFGDMNHEWIGNVWLPSLGLPQYRSTFMECLVDARMLDHLTKKDLRGQLRMVDSFHRTSLQYGISCLKRLNYDRQQLEERRRMAEGANVDVLVWSNDRVIRWVQSIGLKEYGNNLLESGVHGALIALDESFDANSFALALQIPTQNTQARQLLEMEFANLLTVGTERRLDEANSMKS from the exons gATTTCTCTCAGTTGACGAAGGAGCTCGCAGCAGCGCGCGAAAGTATcctagaaagagaagaagagatatCGGAACTAAAAGCAGAAAGGAATAATACTCGT CTTCTGCTCGAGCATCTGGAATGCCTGGTTTCCCGACATGAACGATCGCTTAGGATGACTGTAGTGAAGAGGCAAGCCGCCGCGCAATCTGGAGTATCGTCCGAAGTTGAAGTGCTCAAAGCTCTAAAAAGTCTGTTCGAGCACCACAAGGCTTTAGACGAGAAA GTGCGTGAACGATTACGAGTTGCATTAGAAAGGAATACAAGCCTGGAAGAAGAGCTAGCTATTACCAAAGAAGAG CTCCAGCAATATAAATTAAGTGGACATGCGCCTAAAAATATAGAAGATAGACCCAAAGAGAACGGGCAGGCGGAAGATGGGCAGCAACAGAACAAG AATGAGACTGAGCAGGCAGGAGGCCAGCAGGAACAGCAACAACAACCGCAACAACAACAACTGCAGCAGTCAGTACAAAAACTAGGTACGGAGAAGTCAACAGAGATCGAAAGTAGACTGAGCAATGGCAGTCTCGATCCTGTGGACCAGGATTCTGCGGCGCGCGTAATAGATTTGCAAGCTACTCTTGACAAGCAG AGCTCAGAGTTGAGCACATGGCAGCGGCGGGTAGCCGAATTAAGTGGCCGTGTAGCAGAGTTGGAAGAAACTTTGTCCAAGACTCAGAAAGATCTTCTGAAAACCCAAGAAACGAATGTCAAACTGCAGAGAGATTTACGTGAAAATGTTGCCCAAAAAGAGGACCAAGAAGAGAGGATAGCGACTCTTGAAAAACGTTATCTTAATGCTCAACGAGAGTCCACTAGTTTACATGATCTCAATGAGAAGCTGGAGCAAGAGCTGCAGCATAAGAAAGCTCAATTAAAG CtccaagaagaaaaaatagCGGCGATACAGGAGAAACTAGAACTCGCAGAACAAAAATTAGCCCAATACGCTAAGTTACCAGAAATGGAAGAGCAATTAAAGCAGAGGATGGAGGCTCTGACGCAGGTGAGGAGGCCCAACCAG caGGCTCAAGAAAGACACGGCAGCGCAGAGGATAGAATACAGCGGTTGGAAACGCAACTTGAAGAAAAGAATGCAGAAGTGATGCGTGTCAATCAACGACTTAAGATGAATGAGGAGCATAATACGCGGCTTAGTACAACTGTTGATAAACTTTTGTCAg AATCTAATGAAAGATTGCAAGTACATTTAAAAGAAAGGATGCACGCATTAGAAGAGAAAAACGCACTCACGCAAGAACTGGAAAAGACTAGGAAGATTGCGGAAGATCTTCAAAATGAGAAGGCCGAAATAGTTAAGGAATTAGGGAAAGCTCGCCTTGAAATCGATAACGTGAAAAGGCAGATGCTTCAGCAAGAAATTGCGTTCAATATTCAACAAACTGATGCTCTAACTCGAAGTTTGTCCCCTAATGCAGTGGATCCAGGTTCCTTTTCTAGGAGTGCAAGTCATAGTAGTTTTGATACCCATTCTTTACCAAGAAGAACGGGTAAACGACCTGCAATCGAAGATGATCCAGCAAAG aattatgtaGCGCGCACTTTAGCAGAGCAAGAATGGGAAAAGTTACAGCAGGCTCATGTCCTTGCGAATGTACAACAAGCATTTGATGTTTCTAGTGATGCAGAAGGTGACGGAGATAACGAAAGTTTATTCAGTTGTGCAGCTGATGTAATTAGTCCTACAGGACATACGGATGCTCAAACATTAGCATTAATGTTACAAGAACAATTAGATgcaattaataatgaaattagatTAATCCAG GAAGAAAAGCAAAGTACCGAGGCGCGTGCCGAGGAGTTGGAGTCCCGGGTTGGTAGTCTTGAACATATGAATTTGTTAGCCAGAGGGCGAAGTCTCGAACGAGCATCTCCACCATTAAGTGGACGATCCACTCCAAAATCGCATCATAGTCCAAACAGagattatttacataaatatcataCA GCACCAGCATCAATGTCTCCAGCGCATCTCCATCAATATGCTGCCTCTTTAGCTAGTCCAGGTCAACTTTCGGAATCCCTTCCTGCGAGCCAG tTGCAGTTATcaggcgaagaattgcattcAGTGAGCGAAAGAGATAGCACTGGTGGTGCAGGAAGTGGTGGTAGCGATGCAGCTTCACCGTTAACTGCTCGATCGATCAGGCTAGAACGAGTAGCCCAGGCACTTGCTCACAGTCAAGAGGAACTTAGAAG ACGCACTGGACAAGCCGGATTTCCCAGCAGTGGTTTTCCTGCTCACAG CAGGCATGGGCAACATAACAACGGCGCACTCAATTCTGGGACTCCCCCTTCCCCATTGTCCTCACGTCATAGCAGCCAGGACAGTTTGCATAAGAACAACTTGTCTGGTGTTGGATTGCCAATTGGACAATTGTCTAGTTCGCATTTGCACATGCAATCTACCATGAGTCCAGCAACCGCAGCAGCAGTAGCTGCAGCTCAAAAGAAGAAAGGCATTAAGAGCAGTCTTGGTAGATTTTTCAGCAAGAAAGAAAAG ATCAAGGGGAAAGATACACCAATGCCTGGAGATATACCAGGTATGGGAGGAGCAAATACACCTGCAGATCCTGATTATGGAGATAATGTTTCTGTTGCTGGCACTATGGGTAGTAAAAGCGATTTTGAtcgtagaaaaaagaaaag TCCAAGTATGTTTGGAAGTATGTTAGATTCCTCACGACACGAACTTCTGGCGGAGGCAATGAAAGCTGGAACACCTTTTGCTCTATGGAATGGACCAACTGTAGTGGCTTGGCTTGAGCTTTGGGTGGGCATGCCAACGTGGTATGTTGCAGCTTGCCGGGCAAATGTCAAAAGTGGTGCCATAATGAGTGCTCTTAGTGATACCGAAATTCAGCGTGAAATTGGCATAAG tAATCCTCTACATCGATTGAAACTACGGTTAGCTATTCAAGAAATGGTGTCACTTACAAGTCCATCAGCACCAAAAACTTCTCGCACAACCTTAGCATTTGGAGATATGAATCACGAATGGATTGGTAATGTTTGGCTTCCAAGTCTTGGTTTGCCACAGTATCGATCCACTTTCATGGAGTGCCTTGTTGATGCTAGAATGTTGGATCACCTTACCAAAAAGGACCTTCGTGGTCAACTTAGAATGGTTGATAGTTTTCACAG aACAAGCTTGCAATATGGCATTTCGTGTTTAAAACGATTAAATTATGATAGGCAACAATTAGAAGAAAGGAGACGAATGGCGGAAGGTGCGAACGTCGATGTTCTTGTATGGAGTAATGATCGTGTTATAAGATGGGTGCAATCTATCGGCCTGAAA gAATATGGTAACAACCTCTTAGAATCTGGGGTACATGGAGCTCTTATAGCCCTCGATGAAAGTTTCGACGCGAATAGTTTTGCTCTAGCTTTGCAAATTCCAACGCAAAACACACAA GCTCGGCAGTTGTTAGAGATGGAGTTTGCAAATTTATTAACAGTAGGAACAGAAAGGCGACTCGATGAAGCGAATAGTATGAAATCCTGA